From one Trifolium pratense cultivar HEN17-A07 linkage group LG1, ARS_RC_1.1, whole genome shotgun sequence genomic stretch:
- the LOC123889522 gene encoding uncharacterized protein LOC123889522 produces MENFITTQAQTNLQTSEQIKQITSKLDVLTTHNKMLETQIAQVAQQQASTSAPAGIFPGQPKPNPRGHVNAVILRSGTQYDGPADPRTKNHAMQPNSDKTTEKESEPKEKEDSGEETKEKEKPYVPPPPYKPPIPYPQRLVQSKNVGQFKKFVELLQKLNITIPFTEAITQMPSYAKFLKDILTNKKKIEEEETVMLTAECSSILQNNMPPKLKDPGSFSIPCVIGKHVIDRALCDLGASISLMPMPIYEKLKLGELRPTKMSIQFADRSVKYPLGILENVPVRIGQFFIPTDFIVMDIREDSNTPIILGRPFLATAGAIIDVKKGKLTFEVGEEKVEFILTQFMNASAIEDSCYMLDVVKECGKEMEKDKTKNSEILKTLIPPTHKNGNDDLAKCLKKSSCYRLDIAESKVDNPPFKRVPPDILKAHPESNIFQNKTSPFASKKKKRKKKTPMRWFDMFKWRPKDVGHNFKDASLEEAPY; encoded by the coding sequence ATGGAAAACTTCATAACTACCCAAGCTCAAACCAACCTTCAAACTAGTGAGCAAATTAAGCAAATAACAAGCAAGTTAGATGTCTTGACCACTCACAATAAGATGTTAGAAACACAAATCGCACAAGtggcacaacaacaagcatctACCTCTGCTCCTGCTGGCATATTTCCTGGCCAGCCTAAGCCAAACCCTAGGGGACATGTGAATGCTGTTATATTACGAAGTGGGACACAATACGATGGACCAGCTGATCCTAGAACTAAAAATCATGCCATGCAACCCAATTCCGATAAGACAACCGAGAAGGAGAGTGAACCAAAAGAAAAGGAGGATAGTggagaggaaaccaaagagaaagagaaacctTACGTTCCTCCCCCACCATATAAACCACCCATCCCGTATCCTCAAAGATTAGTACAATCCAAAAACGTAGGGCAGTTTAAGAAATTTGTAGAGCttctacaaaaactaaacatcacAATACCTTTTACGGAAGCTATCACACAAATGCCCTCGTACGCTAAGTTTCTTAAAGATATCTTAACTAATAAGAAAAAGATCGAGGAAGAAGAAACCGTTATGCTTACTGCCGAGTGTAGCTCCATACTTCAAAATAATATGCCTCCTAAGCTAAAAGACCCAGGAAGTTTTTCCATACCATGTGTCATTGGAAAACATGTCATAGATAGAGCACTATGCGATTTAGGAGCCAGTATAAGCTTAATGCCTATGCCCATATATGAAAAACTTAAGTTAGGAGAATTGAGACCAACTAAAATGTCAATACAATTCGCTGACCGTTCTGTCAAATACCCCCTAGGTATACTAGAAAACGTGCCAGTACGTATAGGTCAATTCTTTATCCCAACTGATTTTATAGTCATGGACATTAGGGAAGATTCCAATACACCCATAattttaggaaggccattctTAGCAACCGCCGGTGCCATAATAGATGTGAAAAAAGGAAAGCTCACCTTTGAAGTAggtgaagaaaaagttgaatttatctTAACACAATTCATGAACGCATCGGCCATTGAAGATAGTTGCTATATGTTAGACGTCGTCAAAGAATGTGGAAAAGAGATGGAGAAAGATAAAACCAAAAATTCTGAAATTCTAAAAACTCTCATCCCTCCGACTCATAAAAATGGTAATGACGACCTAGCTAAATGTTTAAAGAAAAGCTCTTGCTATAGACTCGACATAGCTGAATCAAAGGTCGATAACCCACCCTTTAAACGAGTACCTCCCGACATACTAAAAGCCCACCCAGAAAGTAATATCTTCCAAAATAAAACATCTCCGTTTGcctccaagaaaaagaaaagaaaaaagaaaacaccTATGAGATGGTTTGACATGTTCAAATGGAGACCTAAGGATGTTGGACATAATTTTAAGGACGCGAGTTTGGAAGAGGCACCATACTAA